The following proteins are encoded in a genomic region of Methylococcales bacterium:
- the map gene encoding type I methionyl aminopeptidase — translation MSILIKTADEIEKMRVAGKLAADVLDMIAPHVVAGISTNELNDICHDYMVNSQQTIPAPLNYKGFPKSICTSVNQQVCHGIPSEKKLKKGDIINIDITVIKAGYHGDTSQMFCIGQVTPFAKRLIEITREAMFLGIEQIKPGNHFGDIGYVIQKHAHKHRYSVVQEFCGHGVGKKFHEPPHVMHYGKMGTGELFKPGMIFTIEPMLNMGKRQTKILKDGWTAVTKDRSLSAQWEHTILVTETGYDVLTLRADEV, via the coding sequence ATGAGCATCCTTATCAAGACCGCTGACGAAATTGAAAAAATGCGTGTAGCAGGTAAACTTGCTGCCGACGTTTTAGACATGATCGCCCCTCACGTTGTTGCTGGTATTTCAACTAATGAACTCAATGATATTTGCCATGATTATATGGTTAATAGTCAGCAAACGATTCCCGCCCCTTTAAATTATAAAGGCTTCCCTAAATCAATTTGTACCTCGGTTAATCAGCAAGTTTGTCATGGTATCCCTTCTGAGAAAAAACTTAAAAAAGGCGATATTATTAATATTGATATTACGGTGATTAAAGCAGGCTATCATGGTGATACCAGTCAGATGTTTTGTATCGGTCAAGTGACTCCTTTTGCAAAACGTCTTATTGAAATAACGCGTGAAGCCATGTTTCTTGGGATTGAACAAATAAAACCGGGAAATCATTTTGGGGATATTGGTTATGTGATTCAAAAACATGCTCACAAACACCGCTATTCCGTGGTACAAGAATTTTGTGGGCATGGAGTCGGTAAAAAATTCCACGAACCGCCTCATGTCATGCACTATGGAAAAATGGGGACGGGTGAACTGTTTAAGCCAGGGATGATTTTTACGATTGAACCGATGCTAAATATGGGAAAACGTCAAACAAAAATACTTAAAGACGGCTGGACGGCTGTCACCAAGGATCGCTCTTTATCCGCACAGTGGGAGCATACTATTTTGGTCACGGAAACAGGCTATGATGTCTTAACTTTGCGTGCAGACGAGGTCTAA
- the rpsB gene encoding 30S ribosomal protein S2 → MAAVSMRQMLEAGVHFGHQTRYWNPKMANYLFGARNKIHIINLEQSLPLFNDAMNYLGQVTANKGNILFVGTKKAARKAVAEQAKLCGMPYVNHRWLGGMLTNYKTIKKSINRLKELEAMKADGTLYQRFSKKEALGMDRELEKLERSLGGIKDMRGTPDVIFVLDVGYEKNAIAEAKKLGIPVVGVVDSNNSPVGIDYVIPGNDDSIRAIKLYCEAAADSVNNAKLALQGQGAATSQQGDFIEEATSEADQVKEDV, encoded by the coding sequence ATGGCAGCAGTGTCAATGCGTCAAATGTTGGAAGCCGGAGTTCATTTCGGACATCAAACACGTTACTGGAACCCCAAAATGGCTAATTACCTTTTTGGCGCGCGTAATAAAATTCATATCATTAATTTGGAACAGTCCCTTCCCTTATTTAATGACGCAATGAATTACTTAGGTCAAGTGACTGCAAATAAAGGTAATATTTTATTTGTGGGGACTAAAAAAGCAGCGCGTAAAGCGGTTGCCGAGCAAGCCAAATTATGTGGAATGCCCTATGTAAATCATCGTTGGTTGGGTGGAATGCTCACCAATTATAAAACCATTAAAAAATCAATTAATCGCCTCAAAGAATTAGAAGCGATGAAAGCCGATGGAACGTTATATCAACGTTTTAGTAAAAAAGAAGCCTTGGGCATGGATCGTGAGTTAGAAAAACTTGAGCGTAGCCTAGGTGGAATCAAAGATATGCGCGGGACTCCCGATGTTATTTTTGTCTTGGATGTCGGTTATGAAAAAAATGCGATTGCCGAAGCTAAAAAATTAGGTATTCCAGTCGTCGGTGTGGTTGATTCTAACAATTCACCTGTGGGTATTGATTACGTCATTCCAGGTAATGATGATTCAATACGTGCGATTAAATTGTATTGTGAAGCGGCTGCAGATTCGGTTAATAATGCTAAACTTGCCTTACAAGGACAAGGGGCTGCAACGTCTCAACAAGGTGATTTTATTGAAGAAGCAACGTCGGAAGCGGATCAAGTAAAAGAAGACGTTTAA
- the tsf gene encoding translation elongation factor Ts — MKITAPMVKELRQRTGSGMMECRRALTAAEGDMEIAIENMRKAGLAKADKKASRVAAEGMIGIKISDDAKTAAMVDVNSETDFVTKSEDFITFVNLVTDLVLNNEISSTDELLAAELSAGKTVDDTRRALIVKVGENITLRRLERYTSTGSIASYVHGSKIGILVEMGDENVALGKDIAMHIAALNPQCVLEEDVPAAVIAKEKEIISGRIKIEAEETGKSKPDAIIEKMATGRIKKFLSEITLVGQKFVKDDKVTVAELLKSNKTSVVRFSRFEVGEGIEKADEDFAAEVMAQVNG, encoded by the coding sequence ATGAAGATTACGGCACCAATGGTAAAAGAACTTCGTCAAAGAACGGGGTCTGGCATGATGGAATGTAGACGCGCTTTAACCGCAGCCGAAGGTGATATGGAAATCGCTATTGAAAATATGCGAAAAGCGGGGCTTGCCAAAGCAGATAAAAAAGCGAGTCGGGTTGCCGCTGAAGGAATGATTGGTATTAAAATTAGCGATGATGCGAAAACAGCCGCGATGGTTGATGTTAATAGCGAAACTGATTTTGTAACCAAAAGTGAAGATTTTATTACGTTTGTTAATTTAGTCACCGATTTAGTCTTAAATAATGAGATTAGCTCAACGGATGAATTACTAGCTGCCGAATTATCAGCGGGTAAAACGGTTGATGACACGCGTCGTGCTTTGATTGTTAAAGTGGGTGAAAACATTACCTTAAGACGTCTTGAGAGATATACCTCAACAGGAAGTATTGCCAGTTATGTTCATGGAAGTAAAATTGGTATTTTAGTTGAGATGGGTGATGAAAATGTTGCCTTAGGTAAAGATATTGCGATGCACATTGCTGCATTAAACCCTCAGTGTGTATTAGAAGAAGACGTGCCTGCTGCGGTGATTGCGAAAGAAAAAGAAATCATCAGTGGACGTATTAAAATTGAAGCTGAAGAAACAGGAAAATCAAAACCTGATGCTATTATTGAAAAAATGGCGACGGGTCGGATTAAAAAATTCTTAAGTGAAATTACCTTAGTCGGTCAAAAATTTGTTAAAGATGATAAAGTCACCGTGGCTGAATTGTTAAAATCAAATAAAACCAGCGTGGTTCGTTTTAGTCGTTTTGAAGTGGGCGAAGGAATTGAAAAAGCAGATGAAGATTTTGCAGCGGAAGTTATGGCGCAAGTTAACGGGTAA
- the pyrH gene encoding UMP kinase, translated as MTKLICQRILLKLSGEALMSNDGGSIDAEIIKRLALEIKALCDAGLQIGLVLGGGNILRGAQQTSEGLNRVTGDQMGMLATVINALAMRDVLEFVGQPARVMSALKINHVCEDYVRTKAMNHLNKGRVVLFAAGLGNPFFTTDTAASLRAIEIEAQLLIKATKVKGVYSADPHKNANAIFYPTLTYSEAIDQQLAVMDTTALVLCREHNMPMRIMNIFEQGALMRLMQGEEIGSFIERGQNK; from the coding sequence ATGACTAAATTGATTTGCCAGAGAATTTTACTAAAATTAAGTGGCGAAGCTTTAATGAGTAACGATGGCGGTAGCATTGATGCAGAAATTATTAAACGCCTTGCCCTAGAAATTAAAGCACTTTGTGACGCGGGCTTACAAATTGGTTTGGTACTCGGTGGGGGAAATATATTGCGCGGTGCGCAACAAACCTCAGAAGGGTTAAATCGAGTGACAGGCGATCAGATGGGGATGTTAGCCACGGTCATTAATGCACTGGCGATGCGAGATGTCTTAGAATTTGTAGGACAGCCTGCGCGGGTGATGAGTGCGTTAAAAATTAACCATGTTTGTGAAGATTATGTGCGAACTAAAGCCATGAATCATCTCAATAAGGGGCGAGTTGTTCTTTTTGCCGCAGGTCTGGGGAATCCTTTTTTTACCACCGATACCGCGGCAAGTTTAAGAGCGATTGAAATTGAGGCGCAATTATTAATTAAAGCGACTAAAGTTAAGGGGGTTTACTCAGCGGATCCTCATAAAAATGCGAACGCTATTTTTTATCCGACGTTAACTTACAGTGAAGCAATTGATCAGCAATTAGCGGTCATGGATACAACCGCATTAGTGTTATGTCGGGAACATAATATGCCGATGCGAATTATGAATATTTTTGAGCAGGGCGCGTTAATGCGTCTTATGCAGGGTGAAGAGATTGGTTCATTTATTGAACGAGGACAAAACAAATGA
- the frr gene encoding ribosome recycling factor yields the protein MINDIQQEASERMTKSVEALVNAFTRIRTGRAHPSLLEQIKVSYYGTDTPLSQVANIGIEDSRTLKVTPWEKPMVQAIEKAIMASNLGLNPATTGTVIRIPLPPLTEERRRDLVKLVKNEAENGRISIRSIRRDANSEIKEALKEKIISEDEAHSGEEKTQKLTDLFIQKIEKQLELKEADLLSM from the coding sequence ATGATTAATGATATTCAGCAAGAGGCTTCAGAACGGATGACTAAATCGGTTGAAGCGTTAGTTAATGCGTTTACCCGTATTCGTACCGGGAGGGCGCACCCAAGCTTGTTAGAGCAAATTAAGGTTTCTTACTATGGAACCGATACGCCTTTATCTCAAGTCGCTAATATAGGGATTGAAGATTCAAGAACCTTAAAGGTAACGCCTTGGGAAAAGCCGATGGTTCAAGCGATAGAAAAAGCAATTATGGCTTCAAACTTAGGTTTAAACCCCGCGACCACAGGAACGGTTATCCGTATTCCATTGCCGCCTTTAACCGAAGAGCGTCGTCGTGATTTAGTTAAATTAGTTAAAAATGAAGCTGAAAATGGGCGTATTTCAATTAGAAGTATTCGCCGTGATGCGAACTCTGAAATTAAAGAAGCCTTGAAAGAGAAAATTATTTCCGAGGATGAGGCGCATTCAGGGGAAGAAAAAACTCAAAAATTGACGGATTTATTTATTCAGAAAATTGAAAAGCAGCTGGAATTAAAAGAAGCTGATTTGCTATCAATGTAG